The following coding sequences lie in one bacterium genomic window:
- a CDS encoding tetratricopeptide repeat protein: MSTFFARATSAVLFSLLCIGLAWADESELNSRALEQFIRGTTAAQQGNTFEACFFFEEALRLDASSPFLYVALAEQYIQLAQRTETTESFDRAESRLKQALELDPNYAPALELMSRLLSARGKVDEAQRMVEHLVKSYPDERKYKIDLLTLSLTNGRFDRVDEMYRELSPDSARDSDLARQVVAIYLMSGETERALPYMESLAIDDSLSAPVAYTLGTLYLQTGDTARALVEVDRALSLDSTDSRTWYLKLVIEFNKGDFAQVLRLASAARTAALEDARSANLEGLTQLRLGDTTAAIERFQRALDIDSTLYSAAGSLAVLYDARDSTDLSVNYYEQAISFSDSAAIYLNNLAYTLAVRGIELERALFLVEKALETEPLNASYLDTKGWIYYRMGRFEDAEIWVRRALKLDRTSAPILEHLGDIHSALGKKSLARKYWQQALKYDPNLTTVREKLAP, translated from the coding sequence GTGAGTACTTTCTTCGCGCGAGCCACGAGTGCTGTCCTGTTTTCGTTATTGTGTATCGGACTGGCTTGGGCCGATGAGAGTGAGTTAAACTCAAGAGCACTTGAGCAGTTTATTCGCGGAACGACAGCCGCACAACAGGGGAATACATTCGAAGCCTGCTTCTTCTTTGAGGAAGCACTGAGACTCGATGCGAGTTCACCTTTCCTGTATGTAGCTTTAGCAGAACAGTACATTCAGCTTGCGCAACGCACAGAGACGACAGAGTCGTTTGACCGCGCCGAATCCAGGCTAAAGCAAGCCTTAGAGCTTGATCCCAATTATGCTCCAGCACTTGAGCTAATGAGCCGATTGCTTTCGGCGCGTGGGAAAGTGGACGAAGCACAGCGAATGGTCGAGCATCTTGTCAAGTCTTATCCAGATGAACGGAAGTATAAGATCGACCTATTGACTTTGTCACTCACTAACGGCAGATTTGATCGTGTGGACGAAATGTATCGTGAGCTATCGCCGGATTCTGCACGAGACTCTGACCTTGCTCGACAGGTGGTCGCAATCTATCTGATGTCAGGCGAGACGGAGAGAGCATTACCATACATGGAATCCCTTGCCATTGATGACTCTCTGAGTGCCCCAGTTGCATACACGCTTGGTACTTTATATTTGCAGACAGGCGATACGGCCCGCGCTTTGGTTGAGGTCGACAGAGCACTTTCATTGGATTCCACAGATTCACGAACTTGGTATCTTAAGCTTGTTATTGAGTTCAATAAGGGTGATTTTGCGCAGGTCTTGAGACTTGCTTCGGCAGCAAGAACGGCGGCCCTTGAAGATGCTCGGTCTGCGAATCTTGAGGGCTTGACGCAATTGCGTTTGGGGGACACCACCGCAGCAATTGAGCGATTTCAGCGTGCTTTAGATATTGATTCAACGCTTTACTCTGCGGCTGGCAGCCTTGCCGTTCTATATGACGCGAGAGACAGTACTGACTTGTCTGTGAACTATTACGAGCAAGCTATCAGCTTCTCCGATAGTGCGGCGATTTACTTGAATAACCTGGCTTATACACTTGCAGTGCGTGGAATTGAGCTTGAAAGGGCTCTATTCCTCGTTGAAAAAGCGCTTGAAACTGAGCCTCTCAATGCTTCGTATCTCGACACTAAAGGATGGATCTACTACCGAATGGGGCGATTTGAGGATGCGGAAATCTGGGTAAGAAGGGCACTAAAGCTTGATCGTACGAGTGCTCCAATTCTCGAACATTTAGGCGATATTCATTCGGCGCTTGGAAAGAAATCGCTGGCCCGAAAGTATTGGCAGCAGGCACTGAAATATGATCCAAACTTGACGACGGTCAGGGAGAAACTTGCTCCTTAG
- a CDS encoding M50 family metallopeptidase: MLITILSFVAVAGIIIAIHELGHFLAAKLTGMRVKKFSIGFPPRIFTRQIGETEFSLSWIPLGGYVQIAGMVDESMDGEGITGAPDEFMSKNAAQKVFVLSAGVLMNYLTAIVILISLTLTMGIPEVNLPVIGEAIEGRPAAIAGLSAGDRITLIDGKAVEKWEDVVQLITSSKDTVFLTAVRDGLSVSFAVPTEVIAAGDSSRRVIGIAPKVEFRDAGIGEAGSSAFMFCWNTTRNLAGFIGDLIGGRGSLSQLSGPVGVAQLSGQSARQGAGEFLFFIAFVSVSIGFLNILPFPVLDGGHIAIVLIEAIIRRPVPTKTKLVIQQAGMIALLLLLVVVSYHDILRLIGG; the protein is encoded by the coding sequence ATGCTGATAACCATTCTATCGTTTGTAGCCGTTGCGGGCATAATAATAGCTATTCATGAGCTTGGGCACTTTCTTGCCGCCAAGCTGACGGGCATGCGCGTGAAGAAGTTCTCGATCGGTTTTCCCCCACGAATTTTCACCAGACAAATTGGTGAGACTGAGTTTTCACTTTCCTGGATTCCGCTTGGCGGGTATGTGCAGATTGCAGGTATGGTCGACGAATCCATGGACGGCGAGGGGATTACAGGTGCTCCGGATGAATTTATGTCAAAGAATGCTGCACAGAAAGTGTTTGTACTCTCTGCGGGTGTTCTTATGAATTACCTAACTGCTATTGTCATACTAATCAGTTTGACACTGACTATGGGCATTCCGGAAGTCAACTTGCCGGTCATTGGTGAAGCGATCGAAGGGAGACCGGCCGCAATTGCCGGTCTATCAGCCGGAGACAGAATCACTTTGATAGACGGGAAGGCTGTGGAGAAGTGGGAAGATGTCGTGCAATTAATCACCTCTTCCAAGGATACGGTGTTTCTAACGGCTGTACGTGATGGCCTAAGTGTTTCTTTTGCGGTTCCGACAGAAGTGATAGCGGCTGGAGATTCCTCTCGCCGCGTGATTGGAATTGCGCCCAAAGTGGAATTTCGCGATGCGGGGATCGGCGAAGCCGGTAGCTCAGCGTTCATGTTTTGTTGGAATACAACCAGAAACCTTGCGGGCTTCATTGGCGATCTAATTGGTGGTAGAGGGAGCCTTTCGCAGCTTTCGGGACCAGTGGGTGTCGCACAGTTGTCCGGTCAAAGCGCCAGGCAGGGTGCCGGCGAGTTTCTGTTTTTTATCGCGTTTGTGAGTGTGTCAATCGGCTTCTTGAATATCCTCCCGTTTCCGGTGTTGGACGGCGGTCACATCGCTATAGTACTGATTGAAGCAATTATTAGAAGACCTGTCCCAACGAAGACGAAGCTCGTGATTCAGCAGGCCGGAATGATAGCACTACTCTTGCTGTTGGTAGTGGTTTCCTACCACGACATATTGCGGTTGATTGGCGGGTAG
- the dxr gene encoding 1-deoxy-D-xylulose-5-phosphate reductoisomerase, whose translation MKRVLIQGATGSIGRSALSIAAEQHDRLKLVGFSSSRRVSELLETARQWRPQSLAIVHLSSENVFALQAKRLGVAEIFVGEDALVQQAGQSDYDILLNAVSGSSGIMPTIAALSRGKDVALANKETLVAAGEVVVKCARDNGANLIPVDSEHSALFQCLIGEEVASVKRLWLTASGGPFWGWNSAELLTVTPKTALEHPTWVMGPKNTVDSATLFNKGLEVIEAVMLFGMPVEKIRVIRHKESVIHSLVEFCDGSFKAQLSRPDMRLPILYSLSYPERWESELVNSDPAAFGALHFDEIRISDYPCLECAFRAIEMGGIAPAVLSAADEVAVQAFLDERIRFDQIAIVLNECLDKVTGGSGGDLESIMRADSSARRVGMSAINRLAAGSSTPLC comes from the coding sequence TTGAAGCGGGTGCTGATTCAAGGAGCGACGGGTTCAATTGGCAGATCCGCATTGTCAATAGCGGCCGAACAACATGATCGCCTGAAGTTGGTTGGTTTTTCTTCTTCACGTCGCGTCTCAGAATTGCTTGAGACCGCGCGACAGTGGCGACCACAGAGTTTGGCTATCGTACATCTATCAAGCGAGAATGTGTTTGCCCTGCAGGCAAAGAGGCTCGGCGTCGCAGAAATATTTGTCGGAGAGGACGCTCTCGTACAGCAGGCTGGACAGAGTGATTACGACATTCTGCTGAATGCCGTGTCAGGCTCTTCCGGAATAATGCCAACCATCGCAGCGTTGTCGCGTGGAAAGGATGTTGCTCTTGCAAACAAAGAGACGCTCGTTGCAGCGGGTGAAGTAGTCGTAAAGTGTGCGCGTGATAACGGCGCTAATCTTATTCCAGTCGACTCCGAGCATAGCGCGTTGTTTCAATGTTTGATTGGTGAGGAAGTGGCGTCCGTCAAACGGTTGTGGCTTACCGCATCAGGCGGGCCGTTCTGGGGCTGGAACTCTGCGGAGTTGTTAACCGTTACACCAAAGACGGCACTTGAGCATCCCACATGGGTGATGGGACCCAAGAATACTGTTGACTCCGCGACGTTATTCAACAAAGGTCTTGAAGTTATTGAAGCTGTGATGCTGTTTGGCATGCCGGTTGAAAAGATTAGAGTGATTCGCCACAAGGAGTCTGTGATTCACTCACTTGTGGAGTTTTGTGACGGGAGTTTCAAAGCCCAACTCTCGCGCCCTGACATGCGACTTCCAATTTTGTATTCGCTAAGCTACCCTGAACGCTGGGAAAGTGAACTGGTGAACTCAGATCCTGCAGCATTTGGGGCGTTACACTTTGACGAGATTCGCATTAGCGATTACCCTTGCCTTGAATGTGCCTTCCGTGCGATTGAAATGGGTGGTATTGCGCCTGCTGTCCTCTCGGCGGCAGACGAGGTAGCTGTTCAGGCATTTCTGGATGAAAGAATCAGATTTGACCAGATAGCTATTGTGTTAAACGAGTGCTTAGACAAGGTGACGGGAGGAAGCGGAGGAGATCTTGAGTCGATCATGAGAGCGGACAGTAGCGCCCGTCGTGTTGGCATGTCGGCAATAAATCGTTTGGCTGCCGGTTCTTCAACCCCACTATGCTGA
- the lpxA gene encoding acyl-ACP--UDP-N-acetylglucosamine O-acyltransferase, producing MPIIHPHASVSASAIIADDARVDAFAVIDDDVEIGEGSWIGSSARLFSGVRIGRNVKISPMVSLGGEPQDKKFGGEKTRVYIGDDSVLREFVTVNRGTAATGRTVVGANCLIMSYAHIAHDCVVGDQVILANGVQLAGHVHVDEWAILGGLVPVHQFVHIGRHCMIGGGFRVPKDVPPYVLAAGQPLAYRGLNVIGLRRRGFSAEQIKTIRDIYHLLYRSGQNTSQAVKRILDLHGDSEYAAELAEFIKSSRRGLMPGRSHFSQEELL from the coding sequence ATGCCAATTATACATCCACATGCGTCGGTATCGGCTTCAGCGATCATTGCAGATGACGCAAGAGTAGACGCTTTCGCAGTAATCGATGACGATGTCGAGATTGGTGAGGGGTCGTGGATCGGCAGTTCGGCTCGGCTCTTTTCTGGCGTTCGGATTGGAAGAAACGTCAAGATCTCGCCAATGGTTTCACTTGGTGGAGAGCCGCAAGACAAGAAGTTTGGTGGCGAGAAGACCCGTGTGTATATTGGTGACGATTCTGTTCTCAGGGAGTTTGTGACTGTAAATCGGGGAACGGCCGCCACAGGAAGGACAGTTGTTGGCGCGAACTGCCTCATCATGTCTTACGCTCATATCGCGCACGATTGTGTGGTTGGGGATCAAGTAATACTTGCCAACGGGGTGCAGCTCGCTGGACATGTTCATGTTGATGAATGGGCGATTCTCGGTGGACTGGTACCAGTTCATCAATTTGTACACATTGGCAGGCACTGCATGATTGGAGGAGGGTTTCGCGTCCCCAAAGACGTGCCCCCTTATGTTCTCGCGGCTGGCCAGCCCCTTGCCTACAGAGGACTCAACGTCATCGGTTTGAGAAGAAGGGGTTTTAGCGCGGAGCAGATAAAGACAATTCGAGATATCTACCACTTGCTGTATCGATCAGGACAAAACACGAGCCAAGCAGTCAAGAGGATACTCGACCTTCATGGTGATTCAGAGTACGCAGCAGAGCTCGCCGAGTTCATCAAATCATCCAGACGAGGGCTTATGCCGGGGAGGTCACATTTCAGCCAGGAGGAGCTTCTGTGA
- a CDS encoding bifunctional UDP-3-O-[3-hydroxymyristoyl] N-acetylglucosamine deacetylase/3-hydroxyacyl-ACP dehydratase: MPDKQRTIANEIAISGIGLHTGKPVSMTFKPAPEGHGIVFHRTDIPGSAAIPALVEYVTDIARGTVLGKDGVRIHTVEHVLAAVAGLRIDNLRIELTDEEPPALDGSAGPFVEALLRAEIVEQEAEREYLDLEKTLTYHDDKNAIDIVIVPSSEFRITYMIDYPNTELGTQYTSMYSISEFVEEFARSRTFCLLSEMRALKDRGLIKGGSLDNAVVFVDQDLGENEYEELKSAFGYRGELNHNGAILGGVELRYPNEAVRHKTLDLVGDLALVGVPVRGHVLAARAGHASHVEVARMLRRLLEAQRIARRYGGKGGRGFVFDSEAIERLLPHRYPMLMVDRILELVPSERVVGIKNVTRNEPFFDGHFPGRPVMPGVLIVEAMGQTGGVLLLNSVENPESKLVYFTGLDNVKFRKPVTPGDQVRFTVEMLLFRRGICKMKGTAHIDGALVAEAEMTAAVVDREG; the protein is encoded by the coding sequence GTGCCTGATAAGCAACGAACCATTGCGAATGAGATCGCGATATCGGGAATCGGGTTGCATACAGGCAAGCCCGTAAGTATGACCTTTAAGCCGGCTCCCGAGGGCCATGGTATTGTGTTTCATCGAACTGATATTCCTGGATCTGCCGCGATTCCAGCGCTTGTTGAGTACGTAACAGATATCGCGCGGGGAACGGTACTTGGCAAGGATGGAGTGCGTATCCATACCGTTGAACACGTTTTAGCGGCGGTTGCCGGATTGCGGATAGACAATTTGCGTATTGAGTTGACCGACGAGGAACCACCTGCCCTGGATGGCAGTGCCGGGCCTTTTGTAGAAGCCTTGCTCCGAGCGGAAATTGTTGAGCAAGAGGCTGAACGCGAGTACTTGGATCTCGAAAAGACTTTGACTTACCATGATGACAAGAACGCTATAGACATCGTAATTGTACCCTCTTCCGAGTTTCGTATCACGTATATGATTGACTATCCGAACACGGAACTTGGGACTCAATACACTTCGATGTACTCAATTAGTGAGTTTGTAGAAGAGTTTGCTCGGTCCCGGACGTTTTGCTTGCTCTCCGAGATGCGCGCTCTAAAGGATCGAGGTTTGATTAAGGGAGGTTCACTTGACAACGCAGTTGTCTTTGTGGACCAGGACTTGGGCGAGAACGAGTATGAAGAGCTAAAGTCAGCTTTTGGTTATCGTGGGGAATTGAATCACAACGGCGCGATTCTTGGGGGCGTAGAGTTGCGTTATCCGAACGAGGCTGTAAGACACAAAACTCTCGATTTGGTCGGCGACTTAGCGCTCGTAGGAGTTCCTGTGCGCGGCCATGTGCTCGCTGCTCGCGCAGGACATGCCTCACATGTTGAGGTAGCAAGAATGTTGCGCCGACTTCTTGAGGCCCAGCGAATTGCCCGCCGCTATGGCGGGAAAGGAGGCAGAGGTTTCGTCTTTGACTCTGAGGCAATTGAGCGGCTACTTCCGCATCGTTACCCAATGCTGATGGTCGATCGTATTCTTGAGTTAGTGCCTTCCGAGCGAGTCGTTGGAATCAAGAATGTGACCCGAAATGAACCGTTCTTCGATGGACATTTCCCAGGACGTCCTGTAATGCCTGGTGTTTTGATCGTCGAAGCGATGGGGCAAACCGGGGGTGTCTTGCTGTTGAATTCAGTCGAGAATCCTGAGAGCAAGCTTGTTTATTTTACCGGCCTGGATAATGTCAAATTTCGTAAGCCAGTGACGCCCGGCGACCAAGTTCGATTCACTGTCGAGATGTTGTTGTTCCGGCGCGGCATCTGCAAGATGAAGGGAACTGCTCATATAGACGGTGCCTTAGTTGCAGAAGCAGAAATGACTGCAGCAGTTGTAGATAGAGAGGGATAG
- the lpxD gene encoding UDP-3-O-(3-hydroxymyristoyl)glucosamine N-acyltransferase, whose product MPTITAAQLAELVGGTLYGDSERVLRSVAPLEHASSDSVTFLANVRYAALLSETAAGVVLVSSGVRRDQGDVIETADPYAAFVKTLVYFHPEVEHGEGIHESAVIADDVQIGANVLIGPCCVVQRGAKIGDNSLLEAGVFVGEQCVIGNNCRIHPHATIRHHVQIGNRVTIHSGTVIGADGFGFAFESGRYQKIPQIGTVIIDDDVEIGANTTVDRATMGETRIGEGTKIDNLVQIAHNVRIGRHCVIAAQAGISGSTVLGDYCRVGGQAGFVGHLKIGDGAAFGAQSGISHDVRPGEVLSGSPGRPHSVWKRIEAALPRLPELLRRVRRLEERVGIGSGEKERERA is encoded by the coding sequence GTGCCAACGATCACGGCAGCACAACTTGCCGAATTGGTCGGCGGTACCCTCTACGGCGACAGCGAACGCGTACTGCGTTCTGTTGCACCATTGGAGCATGCTTCATCTGACAGCGTGACGTTTCTGGCAAACGTCCGGTACGCCGCACTGCTAAGCGAGACGGCGGCAGGTGTTGTCCTCGTTTCATCTGGTGTGAGGCGTGATCAAGGTGACGTGATCGAAACGGCAGACCCATATGCAGCATTTGTGAAAACTCTGGTCTACTTTCATCCGGAAGTGGAACACGGTGAAGGCATTCATGAATCGGCAGTAATCGCTGACGATGTTCAAATTGGTGCAAATGTATTGATTGGCCCTTGCTGCGTGGTTCAAAGAGGGGCTAAGATTGGCGATAATTCGCTCTTGGAAGCTGGCGTATTTGTTGGGGAACAATGTGTCATTGGAAACAACTGTCGAATACATCCCCATGCGACTATTCGCCATCATGTTCAGATAGGGAATCGTGTGACGATTCACTCCGGCACTGTTATAGGAGCAGACGGGTTTGGTTTTGCTTTCGAGTCAGGCAGATATCAGAAAATTCCACAGATTGGGACCGTGATCATCGATGATGATGTTGAGATTGGAGCAAACACCACGGTGGATCGTGCCACGATGGGCGAGACCAGAATTGGAGAAGGCACGAAGATAGATAACTTGGTGCAGATTGCACACAATGTCAGAATCGGTCGACACTGTGTCATTGCAGCGCAAGCCGGGATTTCAGGCTCCACAGTCTTAGGCGACTACTGTCGCGTCGGCGGGCAGGCGGGATTTGTCGGTCACTTGAAGATTGGGGACGGTGCGGCATTCGGCGCTCAAAGCGGAATTTCACATGACGTTCGGCCCGGCGAGGTTCTGTCAGGGAGTCCAGGCAGGCCACATAGTGTCTGGAAGAGAATTGAGGCCGCGCTTCCGCGTTTACCAGAGTTGCTCAGGCGCGTACGCCGGTTGGAGGAACGAGTCGGAATAGGAAGCGGAGAAAAGGAGCGAGAGCGTGCCTGA
- a CDS encoding OmpH family outer membrane protein, with product MKQSILVLIAVSLSVIPAIAKEMKIGYIDSEAILAQYTDFQEAQRKLQEEELKYMAEAQAKETVLQTMVEEIQSQSLMLSAEARQEREQKVLEKKRELEQFRVETWGEGGKLYNKNLELSRPILEKVNQAIEKISQQDGYDMVFDAAGGNIVFALPQYDITELVLQSLKKE from the coding sequence ATGAAACAGAGCATCTTAGTGCTCATTGCCGTCAGCTTGTCTGTTATTCCTGCCATCGCGAAGGAGATGAAGATCGGCTACATCGATTCCGAAGCCATACTCGCGCAGTACACAGACTTCCAGGAGGCGCAGCGCAAGCTTCAGGAAGAGGAGCTAAAGTATATGGCAGAAGCCCAGGCGAAGGAAACTGTGCTTCAAACTATGGTTGAGGAGATACAGTCTCAGAGTTTAATGCTCTCTGCCGAAGCGCGTCAAGAACGTGAGCAGAAAGTTCTGGAAAAGAAGAGAGAGTTGGAACAGTTTCGCGTTGAGACTTGGGGTGAGGGTGGCAAGCTCTACAATAAGAACCTTGAATTATCCCGTCCCATCCTGGAAAAGGTGAACCAAGCTATTGAAAAGATAAGTCAGCAAGATGGCTACGACATGGTGTTTGATGCTGCTGGGGGAAACATTGTCTTCGCCCTCCCGCAGTATGATATCACCGAGCTTGTTCTTCAATCCCTGAAGAAGGAGTAG
- the bamA gene encoding outer membrane protein assembly factor BamA — protein sequence MGISIEGNSSTDAGLIRAHSGLAVGKEITGDDVQSGIKQLWKLNLFSDIQIIEERSTTEGVYLRVQVQEFRRLERVDIRGNRKLKGEDLNALLKLSPGQVVRPADVTRLRESMLKKYSEMGFLLAQVHVEQDTLESNGRVRLDLEVREGSKVKVRRVEFEGNEAFTDRKLRKRVRTTKKTFFRSGEYKREKIDADKLALVAFYQSEGFRDAEVLSDSVTYTEDKRGIYLTFRIAEGPVFKYGTFNWSGQRLFTQEELAAKMRVETGERYNRQEFDRSMADIGSMYYDRGYIYATVNPVESVRDSQIVDVTMEVVEGNEFKVNQIFVTGNTKTKEKVIRRELVLYPGETFDVSKLRRSIREVTILNYFASVVPDVVPISENQVDLYIDVDEKSTDQANVSAGYSQRDGFIGSVGFQMNNLLGNGQQFGLDWNFGRVYRSFTISFTEPWFRNTRTLVGCSFFDTHRGGSYYGFDEDIIGGTLRVGRRLRWPDDYFRLDYIYRLDRTLYSRFSEDFKASNPRNLVADDPRVSSGITQIISRDSRNEAEFPSLGSVNTLRTELTGGPLLGDDQFFKAELGSQWFSPILGDLVLVSDTRIGAVELLSSNQRDIPYFDYFFMGGSGLSLGTSLRGYDERDVGPQSGGYPVGGKTMFKQSFELRYPIVRNPTIYVLSFAEGGNVWARYEDTNPADVRKSIGFGARLFMPFIGMIGLDYGYGFDYYDYRGIRSGKWLPHFQFGRTF from the coding sequence TTGGGCATTTCGATTGAGGGAAATTCTTCCACCGATGCGGGGCTCATAAGGGCTCATTCGGGGTTGGCCGTTGGGAAGGAGATTACCGGTGATGATGTGCAATCAGGTATCAAGCAACTTTGGAAGCTTAATTTGTTCAGTGATATTCAGATCATTGAAGAGCGAAGCACCACCGAAGGCGTATACCTGCGAGTGCAGGTTCAAGAGTTCAGGCGGCTCGAACGCGTTGACATCCGTGGAAATCGCAAGCTGAAGGGAGAGGATCTCAACGCACTCCTTAAGCTCAGTCCCGGACAAGTTGTGCGCCCGGCTGACGTCACTCGTCTGCGTGAGTCGATGCTAAAGAAGTACAGCGAGATGGGTTTTCTTTTGGCACAAGTGCACGTGGAACAAGATACGCTTGAGAGCAACGGTCGTGTCAGGCTTGATTTGGAAGTACGCGAAGGCAGCAAGGTGAAAGTAAGGCGCGTCGAATTTGAAGGGAATGAGGCGTTCACAGACAGGAAGCTGCGAAAGAGAGTTCGCACAACCAAGAAGACTTTCTTCAGGTCGGGGGAATATAAACGCGAGAAGATTGACGCAGATAAGCTCGCTTTGGTGGCTTTCTATCAGAGTGAAGGCTTTCGAGACGCAGAAGTGCTCAGTGACTCGGTCACATATACTGAGGACAAGCGCGGAATCTATCTGACTTTTCGAATCGCTGAGGGACCAGTTTTCAAGTACGGGACATTCAACTGGTCGGGCCAGAGATTGTTCACTCAGGAAGAGTTGGCGGCTAAGATGCGTGTGGAGACGGGTGAGAGGTACAACCGTCAAGAATTTGATCGAAGTATGGCCGACATAGGATCCATGTATTACGATCGTGGTTACATCTACGCTACGGTAAACCCGGTTGAGTCTGTACGAGATAGCCAAATTGTTGATGTAACCATGGAAGTTGTTGAAGGGAATGAGTTCAAAGTAAACCAAATTTTTGTCACTGGAAACACTAAGACTAAAGAGAAGGTGATTCGACGTGAACTGGTTCTCTATCCCGGTGAGACATTTGACGTCTCGAAGCTCAGACGCTCAATTCGTGAAGTGACAATTCTCAATTACTTTGCAAGTGTTGTACCCGATGTAGTGCCCATTTCCGAGAACCAAGTAGACCTTTACATTGATGTAGATGAGAAGTCAACTGACCAGGCAAATGTCTCTGCCGGGTACAGTCAGCGTGATGGATTCATTGGTTCAGTCGGTTTTCAAATGAACAATCTGCTTGGCAATGGCCAGCAGTTTGGACTGGACTGGAACTTTGGTCGAGTGTACCGATCCTTTACAATTAGCTTCACGGAGCCATGGTTCCGGAACACCCGGACTCTGGTAGGCTGTAGTTTCTTTGATACTCATCGTGGTGGAAGCTACTACGGGTTTGATGAAGATATTATTGGTGGTACACTCCGCGTAGGACGCAGACTGCGCTGGCCGGATGACTATTTCAGACTGGATTACATTTATCGACTTGACCGCACACTATATTCAAGATTCTCGGAGGACTTCAAGGCAAGCAATCCGCGGAATCTGGTAGCTGACGATCCTCGTGTTTCATCAGGGATTACGCAAATCATTTCACGTGACAGCCGTAATGAGGCCGAGTTCCCCTCGTTAGGTTCCGTGAACACTCTTCGCACAGAGTTAACGGGTGGTCCTCTTTTGGGGGATGACCAGTTCTTCAAAGCGGAATTGGGTTCACAATGGTTTTCGCCGATTCTTGGCGACCTTGTGCTTGTGTCAGATACAAGAATAGGCGCGGTAGAGCTGCTCAGTTCGAATCAGCGAGACATTCCATACTTTGACTATTTCTTTATGGGGGGTTCGGGACTGTCGCTGGGGACAAGTCTTAGGGGGTACGACGAGCGGGATGTCGGGCCACAGAGCGGCGGCTATCCTGTCGGTGGAAAGACCATGTTCAAGCAGTCCTTCGAACTTCGGTATCCGATAGTTCGCAATCCGACGATTTACGTGCTGAGCTTTGCAGAGGGTGGAAATGTCTGGGCAAGGTACGAGGACACGAATCCTGCCGACGTGCGCAAATCCATTGGATTCGGAGCGAGGCTTTTCATGCCTTTCATTGGCATGATCGGACTTGATTATGGTTATGGTTTTGACTATTACGATTATCGTGGTATTCGAAGCGGGAAATGGTTGCCGCATTTCCAATTTGGTAGAACTTTTTAA
- a CDS encoding FAD-binding protein, producing MPDWTQLLADRRFGLMQSEPYPVVAPIAVEAVLEIIMVCADHGFNVLPMGSGSSFAPNHELKRDRTLALSTLRMHSASRLDSGFLHIESGISLSTLLGENYQGDRKTLGGLLCAKGNSLARELALEVAQRIRRIEVADARGNLVAYAGPASPNYVASPTSSLFLESRGKAGVVIGMELNATELPIVICKKSLNTLGEGKVNQVLSRQFANRLVEPASLFDW from the coding sequence ATGCCTGATTGGACACAGCTACTTGCAGACAGAAGGTTTGGATTGATGCAATCCGAGCCGTACCCCGTTGTTGCGCCGATCGCAGTTGAGGCCGTGCTTGAGATTATTATGGTTTGTGCGGATCACGGCTTCAACGTTTTGCCGATGGGCTCCGGAAGTTCCTTCGCTCCAAACCATGAGTTGAAGCGTGACAGAACTCTTGCATTGTCCACTTTGCGAATGCACTCGGCAAGCAGATTGGACAGTGGCTTTCTTCATATCGAGTCTGGAATCTCTTTGAGCACTTTGTTGGGCGAGAATTATCAAGGAGATCGAAAGACTTTGGGCGGTCTGCTCTGCGCAAAAGGAAACTCTTTAGCACGCGAACTTGCTCTTGAAGTAGCGCAGAGAATTCGTAGAATAGAAGTTGCGGATGCTCGTGGAAATCTCGTCGCGTACGCGGGACCTGCGTCACCGAACTATGTAGCGTCTCCTACCAGTTCGCTGTTTCTTGAGTCGAGAGGCAAGGCTGGCGTTGTCATTGGCATGGAACTCAACGCGACAGAACTGCCGATTGTCATTTGCAAAAAATCCCTTAATACATTAGGCGAAGGCAAAGTGAATCAGGTTTTGTCTCGCCAGTTTGCCAATCGCTTGGTAGAGCCAGCATCACTTTTTGACTGGTAA